CCCGATTCGCTCCTGATCGGGGATATGCCGTGGATGAGTTACCACGTGTCGGTAGAAGATGCCGTGCGCAATGCCGGACGTCTGGTCCGGGAGGGCGGGGCGGAAGCGGTCAAGCTCGAAGGCGGACGGAAACGCATCCCGGTTGTTGAGGCGATCCTGAGGGCCGAGATCCCGGTGATGGGCCACCTCGGACTCACGCCGCAGTCCGTCCATGCGATGGGCGGGTACCGGGTTCAGGGGAAGGCAGTTGAAGAGGCTCGCCAGATGCTCTCCGACGCGATTGCCCTTGCCGAAACAGGTGTCTTCGGAATCGTCCTGGAAGGCGTTCCGGATGTCCTCGCGCAGATCATCACGAAGGAAGTCTCTGTTCCGACGATCGGCATCGGCGCAGGTTCCGGCACCGACGGACAGGTTCTGGTGTTTCACGACGTGCTCGGAATGCACGACGGCAAACTGCCCAAGTTCGTGCGGCAGTATGCGGATCTGAAAGGGCAGGCGGTGGAAGGCCTCCGGCAGTTCTTCCAAGACGTGCAGTCGGGTGCCTTCCCGTCCGATGCCGAGACCTACCACATGGCCGAAGAGGCCGAGCAAGCTTTATTGGAGGGGCCATCAAGCGACCTTTCCTGGCCGCTGTCCTGGTAACGCTGTCGGGGTGCTCCTCGTCCGTCGCAACCACCTCGACAGTTGTGGCCATCGCCCCGGTGACCGCGCAACCTGAGGTCACCTTCGGGTCAACGACCACCTCGATCACCTCGACCACCTCGACCGGCACGACGATCGACGCAGAAT
This DNA window, taken from Acidimicrobiia bacterium, encodes the following:
- the panB gene encoding 3-methyl-2-oxobutanoate hydroxymethyltransferase → MGGKITVPDIRARKGGQKLTMVTAYDVPTARIASEAGADMILVGDSLANVVLGFESTLDVDLDIMIHHTAAVARSEPDSLLIGDMPWMSYHVSVEDAVRNAGRLVREGGAEAVKLEGGRKRIPVVEAILRAEIPVMGHLGLTPQSVHAMGGYRVQGKAVEEARQMLSDAIALAETGVFGIVLEGVPDVLAQIITKEVSVPTIGIGAGSGTDGQVLVFHDVLGMHDGKLPKFVRQYADLKGQAVEGLRQFFQDVQSGAFPSDAETYHMAEEAEQALLEGPSSDLSWPLSW